A portion of the Pseudomonas synxantha BG33R genome contains these proteins:
- a CDS encoding ABC transporter permease codes for MAHPAQRRWYLPVFTVAALVLLPLSVLLLSWQSIDHQIWSHLWDTQMPRLLGNTLTLVLGVGLGVTLLGVSLAWLTSLCEFPGRRWLDWALMLPFAIPAYVLAFVFVGLLDFAGPVQTLLREWFGNGLRLPRVRSTSGVIIVLVLVFYPYVYLLARTAFLAQGKGLMEAARVLGQSPWQAFWRVALPMARPAIGAGVALALMETLADFGAVSVFNFDTFTTAIYKTWYGFFSLSSAAQLASLLLLVVMLVLYGERRARGASRPSNERPRGKALYHLHGFKAVAASAWCGLVFACAFVIPMLQLVAWFWQRGRFDLDERYTGLIVHTLYLGGIAALITVSVAMILAFANRLAPTRAIRSGISLANVGYALPGSVLAVSIMLAFSYLDRELVVPLSGWLGGAGRPVLLGSLSALVLAYLVRFLAVAYGPLENSLARIRPSLPEAARSLGVSGPRLFCKVYLPLLLPGTLSAALLVFVDVLKEMPATLLMRPFGWDTLAVRIFEMTSEGEWARASLPALTLVLVGLLPVIGLIRRSARQIG; via the coding sequence TTGGCCCACCCCGCCCAACGCCGCTGGTACCTGCCGGTCTTCACCGTCGCCGCCCTGGTGCTGCTGCCGCTGAGCGTGCTGCTGCTGTCCTGGCAGAGCATCGACCATCAGATCTGGTCCCATCTCTGGGATACCCAGATGCCTCGATTGCTGGGCAACACCTTGACCCTGGTGCTCGGCGTCGGTCTTGGCGTGACACTGTTGGGCGTCAGCCTGGCCTGGCTGACCAGCCTCTGCGAATTCCCCGGGCGACGTTGGCTCGATTGGGCGCTGATGCTGCCCTTTGCGATCCCGGCTTATGTGCTGGCCTTCGTGTTCGTCGGTCTGCTGGATTTTGCAGGGCCCGTGCAGACTCTGCTGCGCGAATGGTTCGGCAATGGGCTGCGTTTGCCGCGAGTGCGCTCCACCAGCGGCGTGATCATCGTGTTGGTGCTGGTGTTCTATCCTTACGTCTACCTGCTGGCGCGCACGGCGTTTCTGGCCCAGGGCAAAGGCTTGATGGAAGCGGCGCGGGTATTGGGACAATCGCCATGGCAAGCATTCTGGCGCGTGGCGTTGCCGATGGCGCGACCAGCGATTGGTGCCGGTGTGGCCCTGGCGTTGATGGAGACCCTGGCAGATTTCGGCGCCGTCTCGGTGTTCAATTTCGACACCTTCACCACGGCTATCTACAAAACCTGGTATGGCTTTTTCAGCCTTTCCAGCGCCGCGCAACTGGCCAGCCTGTTGCTGCTGGTTGTGATGTTGGTGCTGTATGGCGAACGGCGCGCGCGTGGAGCCAGCCGACCGAGCAATGAGCGGCCACGCGGCAAGGCGTTGTACCACCTGCACGGATTCAAGGCCGTGGCGGCCAGCGCCTGGTGCGGCCTGGTATTTGCCTGTGCGTTTGTGATCCCGATGCTGCAACTGGTGGCCTGGTTCTGGCAGCGCGGGCGCTTCGACCTGGATGAGCGCTATACGGGCCTGATCGTCCACACCCTCTACCTGGGCGGTATTGCCGCGCTGATTACGGTCAGCGTGGCGATGATCCTGGCCTTTGCCAACCGCCTGGCGCCGACCCGGGCGATTCGCTCCGGCATCAGCCTGGCCAATGTCGGTTATGCCTTGCCGGGCTCGGTGCTGGCGGTGTCGATCATGTTGGCGTTCAGTTACCTGGACCGCGAGCTGGTGGTGCCACTGTCCGGCTGGCTGGGCGGCGCGGGCAGGCCCGTGCTGTTGGGCAGCCTGTCGGCATTGGTGCTGGCTTACCTGGTACGGTTCCTGGCAGTGGCCTACGGGCCTTTGGAAAACAGCCTGGCGCGCATTCGCCCGTCATTGCCCGAAGCTGCACGCAGCCTTGGGGTGAGCGGTCCACGACTGTTTTGCAAAGTGTATCTGCCGTTGTTGTTGCCCGGCACCTTGAGCGCGGCGCTGCTGGTGTTCGTGGATGTACTCAAGGAAATGCCCGCGACATTGCTGATGCGCCCGTTTGGCTGGGACACGCTGGCGGTACGGATCTTCGAGATGACCAGTGAAGGTGAATGGGCGCGGGCTTCTTTGCCGGCGTTGACCCTGGTGCTGGTCGGGTTGTTGCCGGTCATCGGGCTGATCCGTCGCTCTGCTCGGCAAATCGGTTAG
- a CDS encoding extracellular solute-binding protein: MLAPKRLLTALALTLIGSTTVQAADEVVVYSSRIDELIKPVFDAYTQKTGVQVKFITDKEAPLMQRIKAEGENATADLLLTVDAGNLWQAEQMGILQPFTSAVIDKNIPLQYRSSAHAWTGLSLRARTIAYSTERVEPGELTTYEALADKQWEGRLCLRTAKKVYNQSLTATLIETHGAAKTEEIVKGWVNNLSTDVFSDDIAVLEAINAGQCDVGIVNTYYYGRLHKQKPDLAVKLFWPNQGDRGVHVNLSGIGLTKHAPHPQAAKALVEWMTTPEAQKIFADVNQEFPANPAVPPSAEVASWGKFVADTLPVEVAGKRQAEAIRLMDRAGWN; the protein is encoded by the coding sequence ATGTTGGCACCCAAGCGCCTCCTGACTGCCCTGGCACTCACCCTGATCGGCAGCACCACTGTGCAGGCAGCCGACGAAGTCGTGGTCTACTCCTCGCGCATTGACGAGCTGATCAAGCCGGTATTCGATGCCTATACCCAGAAGACCGGGGTGCAGGTCAAGTTCATCACCGACAAGGAAGCGCCGCTGATGCAGCGCATCAAGGCCGAGGGCGAGAACGCCACCGCCGATCTGCTGCTCACCGTCGACGCCGGCAACCTCTGGCAGGCCGAGCAAATGGGCATCCTGCAACCGTTCACTTCCGCTGTGATCGACAAGAATATCCCGCTGCAATATCGCTCATCGGCCCACGCCTGGACCGGCTTGAGCCTGCGTGCGCGCACTATCGCCTATTCCACCGAGCGGGTGGAACCGGGCGAACTGACCACCTACGAAGCCCTGGCCGACAAGCAATGGGAAGGCCGCCTGTGCCTGCGTACCGCGAAAAAAGTCTACAACCAGTCACTGACCGCCACGTTGATCGAAACCCATGGCGCGGCCAAGACCGAAGAGATCGTCAAGGGCTGGGTCAACAACCTGTCCACCGACGTGTTCTCCGATGACATCGCCGTGCTGGAAGCCATCAATGCCGGACAGTGCGACGTGGGTATCGTCAACACCTACTACTACGGCCGCCTGCACAAGCAGAAGCCGGATCTGGCGGTGAAACTGTTCTGGCCGAACCAGGGCGACCGTGGCGTGCATGTGAACCTGTCGGGCATAGGCCTGACCAAGCACGCGCCGCACCCGCAAGCAGCCAAGGCGCTGGTGGAGTGGATGACCACGCCTGAGGCGCAGAAAATCTTTGCCGACGTGAACCAGGAGTTCCCGGCCAACCCGGCGGTACCGCCATCGGCGGAAGTGGCGAGCTGGGGCAAGTTCGTGGCCGATACCTTACCGGTAGAAGTGGCGGGCAAGCGCCAGGCTGAGGCAATCCGGCTGATGGATCGCGCTGGCTGGAACTGA